The DNA segment TCATCGCGCCGCGATAGGTCGGCACCTTCAGCGGTTTGAAGTAGTCATCGAAGATTTCCGGCAGCGTCAGCGAGCCGTAACCGTTGCCGGGGTCGCAGTCGGTGCATTCGCCGAAGATCACGCCGGCCACCTGGTCCAGCGCGCCCATCAGGCGCAGCGTGCTGAGCATGCGGTCGATGCGGTACGGGGCCTCGGAAACATCTTCGAGGAACAGGATCTTGCCGCGGAAATCCGGCAGGTACGGCGAACCGGCCAGCGCCACCAGCACCGACAGGTTGCCGCCCACCAGCTCGCCCTGCGCCTTGCCACCGGTGAGGGTGACGGTGCGGTTGCGCCGCTGGACGAGTTCATCGCCCTTGTCGGCGCTGTTGCGGTATTCCATCTGCTCGCGCTGGAAGAACACCCGGCGGAACTGGTCCGCGTTGAAGGCATTCCAACTGCCGATGCCGATGGGCCCATGGAAACTCACCAGCCCCGCCTGCGACAACAGCGCGTTATGTAGCGCAGTGATGTCGGAGTAGCCCAGCAGGATCTTCGGATTGCGGCGGATCGACGCGTAGTCGAGCAGCGGCAACAGGCGCGCCGCGCCGGACCCGCCGCGCGCGCAGACGATCGCCTTGACCTCACGGTCGGCGAACATCGCGTTGAGGTCGCCGGCCCGCTCGGCATCGGTGCCCGCCAGATGACCGCGTCGCGATGCGAGGTGCGGAGCCACTTTGACCTTCAGGCCCAGCGCTTCCATCGCCTCCTGTGCCAGTCGCAGGTCCAGCGGCTCGTCGGTGGCCGCGGACGGGCTGACCAGGCCGACCGTATCGCCGGGATTCAAGGCCAACGGCAGCAATCGCTTGCGCGGCGCCGCGGCGAATGCGTTCGATCCGGCCGCCAGCGGCAGCATCAGGGTCGTGGCGGCCAACGCCGCTGTTCCGAGGAAATTCCGCCTGCGCATGTCACCGCCTGTCGTAGGGAACCGGCCCCAGCTTAACAAGCCCGGCGCACCTTCCTGAACGATCGCGCGGATCGCGTGTCGATTCCGCCGTGGCCCGTTCGTCGCTTGGGAAAGGCGGACGTACCGCCAGCGAGGAACACGACATGCGCAAGCTCATCGTCGCCGTCATGGTCAGTCTCGATGGCGTCATCCAGGGCCCCGGTGGCCCCGACGAAGACCGCAGCAACGGCTTCGCCCTCGGCGGCTGGGTCTGGCCCTACGCCAGCGACGGCGAGGCGATGGACGGCCTGTTCTCGCAGCCTTTCGCGCTGGTGCTGGGTCGCCGCACCTACGACATCTTCGCCGGCTACTGGCCGAAGGTGCCCAGCGATGCGCCGCACGGCGCCATCGCCGATGCATTCAATGCCGCCACCAAGCATGTCGCCACGCATCACCCGGACACGCTGGCATGGGCGCGCAGCGACGCGCTCGGCAAGGACGTGGTCGGTGCGCTGCGCGCGCTCAAGCAGCAGGACGGCCCCGACCTGGTGACCCAGGGCAGCAGCGAGCTGCTGCATCAACTGCTCGCGAGCGACGTCGTCGACGAACTGCGACTATTGGTCTATCCGGTGCTGCTCGGCCGCGGCAAGCGCCTGTTCGACGACGGTGCGCAGCCGACGGCATTCCGGTTATCGGGTTCGCGCACCACGTCCACCGGCGTGATCGTCAGCCGCTACGAACGCGACGGCGACGTCCGCACCGGTTCGTTCGGCAACGACTGACCCGCCTCTCCTTCGCCAGTTTCACCCTGCCTTCCCGCGCGAACCGGATGCTGGGTCCTTCGCGCCTCCCTGCCCGACAACGGAGCTTCCCATGATTCCCAAGAACACCATCTGCCTCTGGTACGACACCGATGCCCTGGACGCCGCCACGTTCTACGCGAAAACCTTTCCCGACAGCGCCGTGGGTGCCGTGCATCGCGCGCCAGCGGACTTCCCCTCCGGCAAGGAAGGCGACGTGCTGACCGTGGAGTTCACCGTGCTCGGCATCCCCTGCGTGGGCCTCAATGGCGGCAAGGCGTTCAAGCAGACCGAGGCGTTCTCGTTCCAGATCGCCACCGATGACCAGGAAGAGACCGACCGCCTGTGGAATGCGATCGTCGGCAACGGCGGTGCGGAAAGCGCCTGCGGCTGGTGCAAGGACAAATGGGGCCTGAACTGGCAGATCACGCCCCGCGTGCTGACCGAAGCGTTCACCAGCCCGGATAAGGACGTCGCCAAGCGCGCGTTCGAGGCGATGATGGAGATGCGCAAGATCGACATCGCGAAGATCGAGGCTGCCATCCGGGGATGAACCGGCCCTGCGTCGGGCGTCGGTCCTCAATGTTGCGCCATCGGTGCCGCTATCAGCTGTTAGCATTAAGCGACACCGGTGGGGGACCGATGCCTCGAATTCCGCATGTTTCCTGACGCAAGGCGCGCCTACGCTCTGCTGGCCTTCGCGCTGTGCGCGCTCCTCCTGCTTCCCGCCCATGCGCTGGAGCCGCGCCGAGCGATCGGCCAGTTCACCCACGCCTGGTACGAGAACGAGCTGCCCCAAGGCACCGTACTGTCCATCGCCCAGCAGGCCGACGGGGCGATCTGGTTGGCGACCTATGGCGGCCTGGCGCGCCATAGCGGCGATGGCTTCGAAACGATCGACCCGCGCGTTGCGCCTGCGCTGAAGAGCTCGGCCATCACGGCGGTCGGCGCCGACCGCAAAGGCGGCATGTGGGTCGGCACGCTCAACGGCGGGCTCTATCACCGCCAGGGCCGCGCCCTCGCCCAGGTTCCCCTGCCGGAAGGCATCGAAAGCGTGTTCGGCATCGTCACCGACACCGCCGGCGGTGTGTGGCTGACCACCAACGCGGGCGTGGTGCGGATGGCGAACGGACAGCCCCGGCTGCTCGGCGACGCCGATGGCTTCCCGCCGCGTGGCTTCTACCGGGCCATCGTCGCCGACCGCAACGGCGGCATCTGGATCGCCGCCGACGGCGTGGGCGTGGTCCATTGGCTGGACGGGAAGGCGCAGCTCTACGACGAGGATGACGGCCTGCCCAGCAACGCGGTGTACAGCCTCGCCATCGATGCTGCCGGCACGGCGTGGGTCGGTACGCAGGCCGGTCCCGCATTCTTCCGCGATGGCCGCTTCCAGCGCGACCCGCGCGCGGCCGCGCTCGACGGCCGGCGCATCTACAGCCTGTACGGCGATCGCGACGGCAGCGTCTGGTTTGCGCCGCTGGACATGGGGCTGTGTCGGCTGGTGGCCGGCCACTTCAGCTGCGACAACACGCTGGCCGGCCTGCAGGGCGAAACCGTGCGGTCGATGTTCGAGGACCGCGAAGGCAACCTGTGGATCGGCACCACCTCCAGCGGCCTGCACCGGCTCAGCCCGTCCAAGCTGGTCACGGTGACCGGGCAGATGGTGTCCAACGCCGTGCGTGCGGTGCACCAGGCGCCCGATGGGGCGCTTTGGGTAGGCACCGACGGCGCCGGATTGTCGCGATACGACGGCGCGGTGCTGCAACCGGCTGCGGACTACAACCGGCAGCTGCCCAGCCAACTGATACGCGCCATCCGCTCCGACGATCAAGGCCAACTGTGGGTCGCCGGCACCGAGGGCGTCACCCGTTTCGATGCCGCTGGACGCGCCCGCACCTTCAGCCTGGCGGAAGGCCTGCCGGGCACGATCGTGTTCGCCTTCGCGCCGGCCCGCGACGGTGGCATGTGGACCGGTACGCTGCAGGGCGTCGCGCGGATCGACGGCGCGCAGGTCGAGGTGGTGGAAGGCACGCGCGGCGACGATACCCGTGCGCTGTACGAAGACCCCGATGGCCGCCTGTGGATCGGCCTGCGCAGCGGCCTGCGCTGCCTGTATCGCGGCGTGGTGGATACCTGCGGCACCGACGGCCTCGCCGGCACCAGCGTATTTGCCTTCCACCGTGCCGCCGACGGCGCCCTGTGGCTGGGCACCAGCGTGGGCATCGTGCGGGTCCGCGACGGCAAGGTCACCCGCTATCTCCAGCGCGCCGGCTTCCATGGCGATGCGGTGTTCGCGTTGCTGGACGACGGTCGCGGCAACCTGTGGTTCAGTTCGAACCGCGGCATCGGCCGACTGTCCAAAGCCGGCTTCGCCGCGCTCGATCGCGGCGACGTGCAGCAGCTCGAACCACACTGGTACGGCACCAGCGACGGCATGCTCAATGCGCAGGGCAATGGCGCCTCGCAGACGCCGGCCGACCGCAGCGACGATGGGCGGCTCTGGTTCGGCACGGCCAAGGGCGTGGTGATCGTCGACCCCGACCGCATGCAGGGCAATCCGCAGCCACCGCCAGTCGCCATCGAGCGCTTGCTGGTGGATGGCGTGGACGTGGATCCGTCGCGCGCCGCCCGGCTGGGGCCGGGCGTGGAGCGCATGGAGCTGCACTTCGCGGCGATGAGCTACGTGGCACCGTCGGCGGTGAGGTACCGCTACAAGCTGGAGGGCTTCGACCGCGCCTGGAGCGAGCCTGGCACCGGTCGCGCCGCGTACTACACCAACCTGCCACCCGGCGACTACGCGTTCCGGGTGATGGCCAGCAACAACGATGACGTGTGGAACGAGCAAGGGGCGCAGCTGCGCTTCACCCTGCTGCCGCAATGGCACCAGACCTGGTGGCTGCGCACACTGGCGACGCTGCTGGTGCTGGGTCTGCTGGCCGCGCTGGTACGGTTGCGACTGCGCGCCGCACGCGCACGCGAACGCGCCCTGACCCACGAAGTGGCCCAGCGCACCGATGCGCTGCGCGAGGCCAATGCGCGGCTGCAACTGCTGGCGGCCAGCGATGCGCTTACCGGCATCGCCAACCGGCGCGAATTCACCCGCTGCCTGCAACTGGCCTGGGACGATCACGCGCTTCGCGATGCGCCGCTGGCGGTACTGCTCGTCGACGTGGATGAGTTCAAGGCCTACAACGACAGCTATGGCCACCTCGGTGGCGATACCGCGCTGGCCACCATCGCCACCCATCTGGCGGCGAGCCTGCGCGGCGATGGCGACCTGGCGGCGCGCTACGGCGGCGAAGAGTTCGCCGTGTTGCTGCCGGACTGCGACGCCGACGCAGCCCTCGGCCTTGCGCGACAGCTGGTGTTGGACGTGCAGCAGCTCGCCCTACCGCACCGCGCGTCGAGCGTGGCGGACACCGTCACCGTCAGCATCGGTGCGGCCAGCCTTCGCCCGGCTCAGGGCAGCACGCCCGATGCGTTGCTGCATGCCGCCGATGCGGCGCTCTACCGCGCCAAGGGAGAAGGGCGCAATCGCGCGTTGCCGGCTGAGTGACGTCCCACGGAAATACGGTAATGCCGCGGCGGATCAGAGTCCGAGGTGTGCCATCAAGGCGTGACGCACCCGCTCGGCATAACCCTGCGAGCCGTAACGCCCGGCATCGAACACGCCGCCGGCACC comes from the Pseudoxanthomonas sp. YR558 genome and includes:
- a CDS encoding LD-carboxypeptidase; the protein is MAATTLMLPLAAGSNAFAAAPRKRLLPLALNPGDTVGLVSPSAATDEPLDLRLAQEAMEALGLKVKVAPHLASRRGHLAGTDAERAGDLNAMFADREVKAIVCARGGSGAARLLPLLDYASIRRNPKILLGYSDITALHNALLSQAGLVSFHGPIGIGSWNAFNADQFRRVFFQREQMEYRNSADKGDELVQRRNRTVTLTGGKAQGELVGGNLSVLVALAGSPYLPDFRGKILFLEDVSEAPYRIDRMLSTLRLMGALDQVAGVIFGECTDCDPGNGYGSLTLPEIFDDYFKPLKVPTYRGAMIGHIRQQFIVPVGGRVEMDADAGTFRMLEPVFQG
- a CDS encoding dihydrofolate reductase family protein, whose protein sequence is MRKLIVAVMVSLDGVIQGPGGPDEDRSNGFALGGWVWPYASDGEAMDGLFSQPFALVLGRRTYDIFAGYWPKVPSDAPHGAIADAFNAATKHVATHHPDTLAWARSDALGKDVVGALRALKQQDGPDLVTQGSSELLHQLLASDVVDELRLLVYPVLLGRGKRLFDDGAQPTAFRLSGSRTTSTGVIVSRYERDGDVRTGSFGND
- a CDS encoding VOC family protein, encoding MIPKNTICLWYDTDALDAATFYAKTFPDSAVGAVHRAPADFPSGKEGDVLTVEFTVLGIPCVGLNGGKAFKQTEAFSFQIATDDQEETDRLWNAIVGNGGAESACGWCKDKWGLNWQITPRVLTEAFTSPDKDVAKRAFEAMMEMRKIDIAKIEAAIRG
- a CDS encoding two-component regulator propeller domain-containing protein, whose amino-acid sequence is MFPDARRAYALLAFALCALLLLPAHALEPRRAIGQFTHAWYENELPQGTVLSIAQQADGAIWLATYGGLARHSGDGFETIDPRVAPALKSSAITAVGADRKGGMWVGTLNGGLYHRQGRALAQVPLPEGIESVFGIVTDTAGGVWLTTNAGVVRMANGQPRLLGDADGFPPRGFYRAIVADRNGGIWIAADGVGVVHWLDGKAQLYDEDDGLPSNAVYSLAIDAAGTAWVGTQAGPAFFRDGRFQRDPRAAALDGRRIYSLYGDRDGSVWFAPLDMGLCRLVAGHFSCDNTLAGLQGETVRSMFEDREGNLWIGTTSSGLHRLSPSKLVTVTGQMVSNAVRAVHQAPDGALWVGTDGAGLSRYDGAVLQPAADYNRQLPSQLIRAIRSDDQGQLWVAGTEGVTRFDAAGRARTFSLAEGLPGTIVFAFAPARDGGMWTGTLQGVARIDGAQVEVVEGTRGDDTRALYEDPDGRLWIGLRSGLRCLYRGVVDTCGTDGLAGTSVFAFHRAADGALWLGTSVGIVRVRDGKVTRYLQRAGFHGDAVFALLDDGRGNLWFSSNRGIGRLSKAGFAALDRGDVQQLEPHWYGTSDGMLNAQGNGASQTPADRSDDGRLWFGTAKGVVIVDPDRMQGNPQPPPVAIERLLVDGVDVDPSRAARLGPGVERMELHFAAMSYVAPSAVRYRYKLEGFDRAWSEPGTGRAAYYTNLPPGDYAFRVMASNNDDVWNEQGAQLRFTLLPQWHQTWWLRTLATLLVLGLLAALVRLRLRAARARERALTHEVAQRTDALREANARLQLLAASDALTGIANRREFTRCLQLAWDDHALRDAPLAVLLVDVDEFKAYNDSYGHLGGDTALATIATHLAASLRGDGDLAARYGGEEFAVLLPDCDADAALGLARQLVLDVQQLALPHRASSVADTVTVSIGAASLRPAQGSTPDALLHAADAALYRAKGEGRNRALPAE